Proteins encoded in a region of the Euleptes europaea isolate rEulEur1 chromosome 3, rEulEur1.hap1, whole genome shotgun sequence genome:
- the THRAP3 gene encoding thyroid hormone receptor-associated protein 3: protein MSKTNKSKSGSRSSRSRSGSRSRSRSFSKSRSRSRSVSRSRKRRLSSRSRSRSYSPSHNRERNHPRVYQNRDFRGHNRGYRRPYYFRGRNRGFYPWGQYNRGGYGNYRSNWQNYRQAYSPRRGRSRSRSPKRRSPSPRSRSHSRNSDKSSSDRSRRSSSSRSSSNHSRGESSKRRSVKDKKSSSKDARGSQGAGDSQGEDAKEPPFSGGTAQDAKSSEGSKPWQEVGTYGVSSASRGSAVTELSPKERSPALKSPLQSVVVRRRSPRPSPLQKPSPTSSNPSQMGSALQSSSSFQAGSHQFEHNLGGLSPTRKSPVCKSPTTIGSIYGASQKEEMGSAFSKRYLEEQKSENGKEKEQKLMNVEKEKMKEKGSFSEMGLADGKAKLDPYAPKADPEKVYRGSQSPKRYKFRDDFEKKTAEFHKESHYGKDEADEPDKKMKGKGRKDPNFDEDEDDEPKFLSKTVSAASKNQEEDRAGKWEGLVFLPGAKEKQRKAEEMEEDSYAEQSKKEERQAAKRAEAGHRGFVPEKNFRVTTYKAGQEKSAASPPPRKASEGREKAGARGDGLAAGKSSFSITRETQVNLRMDSFDEDLARPSGILAQERKLSRDLVHSNKKEQEFRSIFHHIQSAQSQRSPSELFAQHIVTIVHHVKEHHFGSSGMTLNERFTKYLKRAEQESAKNKSPEIHRRIDISPSSFRKHGFSQEETKSSKETGYKAESKYKDDPVDLRLDIERRKKHKEKDKRGKSRESVDSRPSSHSRERSSEKTERSHKGSKKKKHRRVRERSRSSSSSSQSSPSRSYKAEEYPEETEEREESAPGFDKSRLGTKEFAGPNDRGRARGTFQQFRARGRGWGRGTFSGNSNNNNSSGGAGDFQKRSREEEWDPEYTPKSKKYYLHDDREGEGGEKWANRGRGRGIFPRGRGRFLYRKSNTSPKWAHDKFSGEEGEIEDDESGAENREEKEALQSVAE, encoded by the exons ATGTCAAAAACGAATAAATCAAAGTCGGGATCCCGTTCCTCTCGTTCAAGATCTGGATCCCGGTCTCGGTCCAGATCTTTCTCAAAGTCTCGCTCTCGGTCCCGGTCTGTGTCACGGTCAAGGAAACGCAGGCTTAG ttCTAGGTCCCGCTCGAGATCGTATTCTCCATCTCACAACAGGGAGAGAAACCATCCACGAGTGTACCAGAATCGGGATTTCCGAGGCCATAATAGAGGGTATCGGAGGCCCTATTACTTCCGTGGAAGAAATAGAGGATTCTACCCATGGGGCCAGTATAATCGAGGCGGCTATGGAAACTACAGGTCCAACTGGCAAAACTACCGCCAAGCTTATAGCCCTCGTAGGGGCCGTTCACGTTCTCGATCGCCCAAGAGGAGGTCTCCATCCCCAAGGTCTAGAAGCCATTCTAGAAATTCTGACAAGTCTTCGTCTGACCGGTCAAGGAGGTCGTCTTCTTCTCGGTCCTCCTCTAATCACAGCAGAGGCGAGTCCTCCAAGCGTCGGTCTGTGAAGGACAAGAAGTCCTCTTCCAAGGATGCTCGAGGATCTCAGGGTGCTGGAGACAGCCAAGGAGAAGACGCCAAGGAACCACCTTTCTCGGGAGGAACTGCCCAGGATGCCAAATCTTCAGAGGGGTCAAAGCCTTGGCAAGAAGTGGGCACTTACGGCGTGAGCTCAGCATCAAGGGGCTCTGCTGTGACAGAGCTGAGTCCAAAAGAGCGCAGCCCGGCACTGAAGAGCCCCCTCCAGTCGGTCGTAGTGAGGCGCCGTTCCCCCAGGCCGAGCCCCCTTCAGAAGCCCAGCCCAACATCATCCAACCCTTCTCAGATGGGCTCGGCTCTGCAGAGCAGCAGCTCCTTCCAGGCAGGCTCGCATCAGTTTGAGCATAACTTAGGCGGCCTGAGTCCAACGAGGAAGAGCCCTGTATGCAAAAGCCCCACAACAATTGGTTCCATTTATGGGGCGTCTCAGAAGGAGGAAATGGGGTCAGCCTTCTCCAAGAG GTACTTGGAAGAGCAAAAGTCTGAGAATGGGAAAGAAAAAGAGCAGAAACTGATGAATGTGGaaaaggagaaaatgaaggagaaggGAAGTTTCTCCGAGATGGGATTAGCGGATGGTAAAGCAAAACTGGATCCATACGCTCCCAAAGCTGATCCTGAGAAGGTCTATCGTGGAAGTCAGTCCCCAAAGCGCTATAAGTTCCGGGATGACTTTGAAAAAAAGACAGCCGAGTTCCACAAGGAGAGCCACTATGGCAAAGATGAGGCAGATGAGCCAGACAAAAAAATGAAGGGCAAAGGGCGAAAGGATCCCAATTttgatgaggatgaggatgatgagCCCAAGTTTCTGTCTAAGACCGTGTCTGCTGCCAGTAAAAATCAGGAGGAAGATCGGGCGGGCAAATGGGAAGGCCTGGTATTTTTGCCTGGGGCTAAAGAGAAACAGAGGAAAGCAGAAGAGATGGAGGAGGACTCCTATGCCGAGCAGTCTAAGAAAGAAGAAAGGCAAGCTGCCAAGAGAGCAGAGGCCGGGCACAGAGGCTTTGTTCCAGAGAAGAATTTCCGAGTGACCACTTACAAAGCTGGCCAGGAAAAAagtgctgcttctcctcctccaagaAAGGCCTCAGAGGGTAGAGAAAAGGCAGGTGCTCGGGGAGATGGTCTAGCCGCTGGGAAGTCCTCCTTTTCAATTACTCGTGAGACCCAAGTCAATCTCCGGATGGATTCTTTTGACGAGGATCTTGCACG CCCAAGTGGGATTTTGGCTCAGGAGCGCAAGCTGAGTCGCGACCTGGTGCACAGCAACAAAAAAGAGCAGGAGTTCCGCTCCATTTTTCACCACATCCAGTCGGCCCAGTCTCAGCGGAGCCCCTCGGAGCTCTTTGCCCAGCACATAGTTACTATTGTCCATCATGTGAAAG AGCACCACTTTGGGTCTTCGGGAATGACTCTGAACGAGCGCTTTACAAAATATCTAAAGCGAGCGGAGCAGGAATCGGCTAAGAACAAAAGCCCTGAAATCCACAG GAGGATAGACATTTCTCCGAGTTCATTTAGAAAACATGGATTCTCACAGGAGGAAACCAAAAGTTCCAAAGAAACCGGCTATAAG GCTGAAAGCAAATATAAAGATGACCCAGTTGACCTGCGCCTTGACATTGAACGGCGTAAAAAACATAAGGAGAAGGATAAGCGGGGCAAGTCGAGGGAATCGGTGGACTCCAGGCCCTCAAGTCATTCGCGGGAGAGATCATCAGAGAAAACTGAGAGGTCTCACAAAGGGTCCAAAAAGAA GAAGCACCGGCGTGTGCGGGAGCGATCCAGGTCAAGCTCCTCGTCCTCACAGTCCTCGCCCTCACGGTCTTACAAAGCCGAGGAATATCCCGAGGAGACAGAAGAGCGGGAGGAGTCTGCTCCGGGGTTTGACAAATCCCGCCTTGGCACCAAGGAGTTTGCTGGCCCAAACGATCGGGGCAGAGCTCGGGGGACTTTC CAGCAGTTCCGAGCCAGGGGCCGTGGCTGGGGAAGAGGCACATTTTCTGGCAACAGCAACAATAACAACAGCAGCGGTGGCGCCGGTGACTTCCAAAAGAGAAGCAGAGAGGAGGAGTGGGACCCCGAGTACACACCTAAGAGCAAAAAATACTACTTG CACGATGACCGCGAGGGCGAAGGTGGCGAGAAATGGGCGAACCGAGGCAGGGGCCGCGGCATCTTCCCCCGTGGGCGGGGCCGCTTCCTGTACCGGAAGTCGAACACCAGCCCCAAATGGGCCCATGACAAATTCAGCGGAGAGGAGGGAGAGATCGAGGATGACGAGAGCGGAGCTGAGAACCGAGAGGAGAAAGAAGCCCTTCAGTCGGTCGCGGAGTAG